The Reichenbachiella carrageenanivorans region GCTGAGGCGGCAGATACCCTTACCTTCGTTCATGTCAATATTGATTTCGTTCTAGCTCTCTTTTTACATCTTTCTCTTTGATGCTGTCTCTTTTGTCATGGATTTTCTTTCCTTTAGCTAGCGCCAATTCTAATTTGGCATATCCCTTATCATTGATAAAAAGTCTGAGAGGGATCAACGTAAGCCCTTTTTCCTGACTCTTGGTGTCGATCTTATCTAACTCGGTTCTGTTTAGCAAAAGTTTTCTTTCTCGTAGTGGTTCATGGTTATTAAAGGTCCCTTGCTCATACACAGCAATGTGCATGCCTTTGATAAACATTTCTCCTCTTGAAATATAGCAATACGCTTCCTGCAAACTCGCTTTTCCTTCTTTTATAGACTTGATCTCGGTACCTTTCAGTACCAGACCTGCTACATATTTATCTATAAATTCGAATTCAAAACTCGCTTTTTTATTTCTTATGTTTACTTGATTTGAAAACCTCCCCTTGCTCATCGTTACGCTATCAAAATAAAGTGATAATATCTATTAAATCTGGCACATACCCAAAAAATGAACGGTGCCTTTCTTAAAATTTCATTCGCGGCATGGGCGATGCCGTCAGCTGGGCAGTGTCTCCTGCTAGCCACTGGTAGTGTGCCGTCATCCCTATCATACCTGCATTGTCTGTACAGTATTGAAACTGGGGTATAAAAACCTCCCACCCTTTTTCTACCGCCAGCTGCTCTAGTTTGGTACGCAGTCCACTATTGGCAGATACGCCGCCTGCTATAGCTACCTGCGACACCCCTTCTTGTTTTACTGCCATTGCCAATTTGCTCAGTAGCATATCAATCAAATGGCGTTGGATGCTGGCACACAGATCTTGTTTATGCTCTTCTACAAAATTGGCATTTTTCATCTTCTCTTTATTCAGAAAATTCATAAAACCAGTCTTGATTCCACTAAACGAATAGTCTAATCCAGGCATCGATGTTTCATTGAAGGTAAAAGCATTTTCATTCCCTTCCTTGGCTAGCTTATCTACTAGTGGTCCTCCTGGATATGGGAGTCCCATAAGTTTAGCACATTTGTCGAAAGCTTCTCCTACAGCATCGTCTGTAGTTTGTCCCAATACTGTCATATCCAGATAGTCATCTACCCTGACAATCTGCGTATGCCCACCACTCACCGTTAGGCACAAAAACGGAAACTTCGGTTTAGGTTTTTCTATGAAATGTGCCAATATATGTGCTTTCATATGATGTACCCCGATCAAAGGAATTCCGAGCGCAAGGGACATTGATTTGGCGAAAGCCCCTCCTACCAACAACGCCCCTAATAAACCAGGGCCTTGCGTAAAAGCAATGGCGGTAAGATCCGACATTTCGACATGAGCAGTTGCCATGGCTTCTTTCACCACAGGGCCAATGGCCTGCTGGTGAGCTCTGGAAGCCAATTCAGGCACTACTCCTCCATACTTACTATGAATTTCTTGAGTAGCTATTACATTGTTCATCACCTTGCCATCTATGCAAATGGAGGCGGAGGTTTCATCACATGAAGACTCTATAGCCAGAATAACATTTTTCACTATAATACTTGTTTTTATTGCATTCGTGGAGATACCAAAAGTACAAATCTGGGCATATTTTTTGTACCATCATTCAAAGTTGCGTAATTACCGATGATTATTATTTAAATAATCCAAATTACTTTTGCGGAGCAGCAGTTTCATGAAGGAAAATTCTCAGAAAAATTCAAAATTAAGGCGTAGGTTATCCAGGCTGTTTTTATGGCTGCCTGTTTTGTTGGTGGCTTTGGGCATCCTACTCTTCTCTGTATTACAGATTCCGAAGGTTCAAACCAAGCTGCTCAACAAAGTCTCTTTTCTCATCTCTGAAAATACTGGATTCGATATCAAAGTAGGCCATGCCAATCTGACTTGGTTTGACCACATGATCATCAAAAATGTACGGCTATATGATCATCAAAATGACAGCACATTAATTTTTGTTGAGAAAATACAAATTAATCTCAAATTGTACGATTTCATCATGCACAGAAGACTGAATGCTGATCGACTCGAACTCGATAGGATACAGGTCCACCTAATCAAAACAACCGATTCCACGGAAGTCAATATTTCTAGATTCATTGCTGATCTTAAAGGCATTTTTAAAAAAAATAACCAAAATAAGAAAAAGAAAACGACTCTTACGTTAGACGAAGTGACGATACGTGATGGTCTGTTTACATATAACGACCTCCGATTTGATACTATCCAGAATGGGAAAGACTACCATCATTTTGCCTTCGACTCCATTCAGTCTAACATTAGCAACCTCACCTTTTCCAATGATAGTTTAGGAATGAACATCGAACAGTTCGTATCTATTGATCCTACTGACCAGCTCAACATCAAGCGTTTCATCAGCGACTTTTCGTACACTAAACAACGCATGACTTTTGGT contains the following coding sequences:
- the smpB gene encoding SsrA-binding protein SmpB, with product MSKGRFSNQVNIRNKKASFEFEFIDKYVAGLVLKGTEIKSIKEGKASLQEAYCYISRGEMFIKGMHIAVYEQGTFNNHEPLRERKLLLNRTELDKIDTKSQEKGLTLIPLRLFINDKGYAKLELALAKGKKIHDKRDSIKEKDVKRELERNQY
- the tsaD gene encoding tRNA (adenosine(37)-N6)-threonylcarbamoyltransferase complex transferase subunit TsaD; translation: MKNVILAIESSCDETSASICIDGKVMNNVIATQEIHSKYGGVVPELASRAHQQAIGPVVKEAMATAHVEMSDLTAIAFTQGPGLLGALLVGGAFAKSMSLALGIPLIGVHHMKAHILAHFIEKPKPKFPFLCLTVSGGHTQIVRVDDYLDMTVLGQTTDDAVGEAFDKCAKLMGLPYPGGPLVDKLAKEGNENAFTFNETSMPGLDYSFSGIKTGFMNFLNKEKMKNANFVEEHKQDLCASIQRHLIDMLLSKLAMAVKQEGVSQVAIAGGVSANSGLRTKLEQLAVEKGWEVFIPQFQYCTDNAGMIGMTAHYQWLAGDTAQLTASPMPRMKF